The following are encoded together in the Thalassolituus oleivorans MIL-1 genome:
- the lptA gene encoding lipopolysaccharide transport periplasmic protein LptA, which yields MYPNNKHTNTMKNSARALFILAVSSISQLALALPDDWQQEMTILSDRAEIDRKAGTVIYEGNVILTQGTLRIESDRLMILRSGNTLEKAVAEGNNGEPARYQQQVTAGKPMTRAHGDRIDYFAARRQVTLTGDSQLEQDGNLFSGEHIVYDMDKETVKADGGTRNDSQATPDSGSSGDRRIKVIIQPQQATDENAES from the coding sequence ATGTACCCGAACAATAAGCACACCAACACTATGAAAAACAGCGCCCGTGCGTTATTTATTTTGGCCGTGAGCAGCATCAGTCAGCTAGCACTTGCGCTACCCGATGACTGGCAACAAGAAATGACCATATTATCCGACCGCGCAGAAATCGACCGCAAAGCGGGTACGGTTATCTACGAAGGTAACGTCATTCTGACTCAAGGCACGTTGCGTATTGAATCCGACCGATTGATGATTTTACGTAGCGGCAACACGCTCGAAAAAGCCGTAGCCGAAGGCAATAATGGGGAACCAGCGCGCTATCAACAACAAGTGACCGCTGGTAAACCTATGACTCGCGCTCATGGTGATCGGATTGACTATTTTGCCGCGCGCCGCCAAGTTACACTGACCGGCGACTCGCAATTAGAACAAGATGGCAACCTATTTAGTGGCGAGCATATCGTCTACGACATGGACAAAGAAACCGTCAAAGCCGACGGCGGCACACGCAACGACAGCCAAGCTACGCCAGACAGCGGCTCTTCTGGCGATCGTCGTATTAAAGTTATTATCCAACCGCAACAGGCCACTGATGAAAACGCTGAAAGCTGA
- a CDS encoding RNA polymerase factor sigma-54, with the protein MKASLQLKMGQQLTMTPQLQQAIRLLQLSTLDLQQEIQEALDSNPMLETDEYDDPNPEVEAHRGEKTEQEQNEIDHEARERSEDNHTLDEQWSDDKIPEDLPNDSEWEDTYQTTASVSSSSGSSGAINDDFDYDSRHATTDSLQDHLLWQLNLTPMSDTDREIALMLIDGTDDDGYLHTTVDDILTSLDPALEVEEDEIMAVLHRLQQFDPAGVFCVDLRECLLLQLQQLPEATPWLAEAKLVIREHIELLGSRDYPTLMRKAKLKEEALKDVLRLIKELNPKPGSGISPDQSEYVIPDVLVRNIRDEWRVELNPEIAPRLRVNADYASLVRRSDNSTDNAFLKDHLQEARWFIKSLQSRNETLLKVATKIVEYQIEFFEEGEEKMKPLVLHDIAEAVGMHESTISRVTTQKFMHTPRGIFELKYFFSSHVSTDSGGECSSTAIRAMIKKLISEENARKPLSDNKIAALLGDKGIQVARRTVAKYREAMMIPPSNERKQLI; encoded by the coding sequence ATGAAAGCGTCTCTCCAGTTAAAGATGGGTCAGCAACTGACCATGACCCCTCAGTTGCAACAAGCCATCCGCCTACTCCAGCTGTCCACCTTGGACTTACAGCAGGAGATTCAGGAGGCGCTCGACTCCAATCCGATGTTAGAAACGGATGAGTACGACGATCCGAATCCTGAGGTAGAAGCACACCGTGGTGAAAAAACTGAACAAGAACAAAACGAAATAGATCACGAAGCCCGAGAGCGTTCTGAAGACAATCACACGCTCGATGAACAATGGTCTGACGATAAAATTCCAGAAGATCTACCCAACGACAGCGAATGGGAAGATACCTACCAAACCACTGCCAGCGTTTCCTCCAGCAGTGGTAGTAGTGGCGCAATAAACGACGATTTCGATTACGACTCTCGTCATGCCACCACCGATAGCCTACAAGACCATCTTTTGTGGCAGCTTAATCTCACTCCGATGAGTGATACCGATCGCGAAATCGCCTTAATGCTGATTGATGGCACCGACGACGATGGCTACTTACACACCACTGTCGACGATATTCTCACCAGCCTTGATCCAGCATTAGAAGTTGAAGAAGACGAAATCATGGCAGTGCTGCATCGTCTGCAGCAATTTGATCCTGCCGGTGTGTTCTGTGTCGACTTGCGTGAATGCCTGTTACTACAATTGCAGCAGCTACCAGAAGCAACGCCTTGGTTAGCAGAAGCCAAACTCGTGATTCGTGAACACATCGAGTTACTCGGCAGTCGTGATTATCCAACGCTGATGCGTAAAGCAAAATTAAAAGAAGAAGCGCTCAAAGATGTGCTGCGCTTAATTAAAGAACTCAATCCAAAACCGGGCTCAGGCATCTCTCCTGATCAATCTGAATATGTCATTCCCGATGTTTTAGTGCGTAATATTCGTGACGAATGGCGAGTCGAACTCAACCCCGAAATCGCACCGCGTCTGCGCGTCAATGCCGATTATGCGTCCTTAGTTCGCCGTTCCGATAACAGCACCGACAACGCTTTCCTCAAAGACCACCTGCAAGAAGCTCGCTGGTTCATTAAAAGCTTACAAAGCCGCAATGAAACCCTACTCAAGGTGGCAACTAAGATCGTCGAATATCAGATCGAGTTCTTCGAAGAAGGCGAAGAAAAAATGAAACCACTGGTTCTGCACGACATTGCCGAAGCCGTGGGCATGCATGAATCGACAATTTCTCGTGTTACCACGCAGAAATTTATGCACACCCCTCGTGGTATTTTTGAGCTGAAATATTTCTTCTCAAGCCACGTCAGTACCGATAGCGGTGGTGAATGTTCATCTACCGCAATTCGTGCCATGATCAAAAAACTAATTTCTGAAGAAAATGCCCGTAAGCCATTAAGCGACAATAAAATCGCGGCATTACTAGGCGACAAAGGCATCCAGGTCGCGCGCCGTACCGTTGCTAAGTACCGCGAGGCCATGATGATTCCGCCCTCTAACGAGCGCAAACAGCTTATCTGA
- the lptB gene encoding LPS export ABC transporter ATP-binding protein: MKTLKAEHLAKSYNGREVVKDVSMSVHSGQIVGLLGPNGAGKTTCFYMIVNLVQADKGRIKIDDEDLSHLPMHGRAQRGIGYLPQEASIFRKLSVADNILAILETRKDLNRKQRLERLEGLLDEFHIQHIRASLGMSLSGGERRRVEIARALAAEPSFILLDEPFAGVDPISVSDIMDIIRQLKNRGIGVLITDHNVRETLAICEKAYIVGGGHIIAEGTAEEVLANEQVRKVYLGNDFRL; encoded by the coding sequence ATGAAAACGCTGAAAGCTGAACACCTAGCGAAAAGTTACAACGGCCGTGAAGTGGTAAAAGATGTATCCATGTCGGTACACAGCGGTCAAATTGTTGGTTTGCTTGGCCCTAACGGGGCAGGCAAAACGACCTGTTTTTATATGATCGTTAATCTTGTGCAAGCCGACAAAGGACGTATCAAGATCGACGACGAAGACCTGAGCCACCTGCCTATGCATGGGCGCGCGCAACGAGGAATCGGTTACTTACCCCAAGAAGCCTCGATTTTTCGTAAGCTCAGCGTGGCCGACAATATCCTCGCAATTTTAGAAACGCGTAAGGATCTAAATCGCAAACAACGATTAGAGCGCCTTGAAGGATTGCTCGATGAGTTCCACATTCAGCACATCCGCGCAAGCTTAGGCATGTCGTTATCAGGAGGCGAACGTCGACGCGTAGAGATAGCTCGCGCATTAGCTGCAGAGCCATCTTTCATCCTACTGGATGAGCCATTCGCAGGGGTTGACCCCATTTCCGTATCCGACATCATGGATATTATTCGGCAGCTGAAAAACCGCGGCATCGGCGTACTGATCACCGACCACAATGTGCGTGAGACCCTCGCCATCTGTGAAAAAGCCTATATTGTCGGTGGGGGCCATATCATTGCGGAAGGCACCGCAGAAGAAGTTTTAGCGAACGAACAAGTGCGAAAAGTTTACTTGGGTAACGATTTCCGCCTTTGA
- the mgtE gene encoding magnesium transporter — translation MGQHTEKAKAKLHSLNAALESGALAKVQRILNSGLAPVDVAHLIESSPPKARKILWELVDKELEGEVLQYLSEELQSHFLSDMSAAEVVDMTADLDTDDVADMLQQLPERVTQEVLDSMDQVDRARVEAILGYPEDSAGGLMNTDTVTIRPEITLDVVLRYLRRHKSLPAMTDNLLVVNRQNEFIGLLPVSKLLVSDPQQTVREVMTTDAKIIPATMHDTDVAKLFERHDLVSAPVVDAAGVLIGRITIDDVVDVIRETADHSLMSMAGLDEDEDTFAPALKTSRRRAVWLGINLITALAASAVIGLFDKTIEQVVALAVLMPIVASMGGIAGSQVLTLVIRGQALGHLSGANFRWLFNRELIVAGINGILWAVVIAIVTFAWFHDIKIALIIGSSIIINLLVAAITGAALPLILKARGIDPALAGGVILTTVTDVVGFMTFLGLATLFYL, via the coding sequence ATGGGACAACATACGGAAAAGGCAAAAGCCAAACTGCATAGCCTTAACGCCGCCCTAGAGAGTGGTGCTTTGGCCAAGGTTCAGCGCATCCTAAATTCGGGTTTAGCACCCGTAGACGTCGCCCATTTAATCGAATCCTCTCCGCCTAAGGCCCGTAAAATTTTATGGGAGTTAGTTGATAAAGAGCTCGAGGGTGAAGTTCTTCAATACCTCAGCGAAGAACTACAAAGCCATTTCTTATCGGATATGAGCGCGGCTGAAGTTGTCGACATGACCGCCGACCTCGACACCGATGACGTGGCCGACATGTTGCAACAACTTCCTGAGCGTGTGACTCAAGAAGTTCTAGATTCGATGGACCAAGTCGATCGAGCGCGAGTGGAGGCCATCTTAGGCTATCCAGAAGACAGCGCCGGTGGCTTGATGAACACGGATACCGTGACGATTCGCCCAGAGATTACTTTGGACGTTGTGTTGCGCTATTTACGTCGGCATAAATCATTGCCGGCCATGACCGATAATCTTTTGGTGGTAAACCGACAAAACGAATTCATCGGTTTGTTACCCGTCAGTAAACTACTGGTCAGTGACCCACAACAAACTGTGCGTGAAGTCATGACCACGGACGCTAAAATCATTCCGGCGACCATGCACGACACTGACGTGGCCAAGCTGTTCGAACGTCACGACTTAGTTTCTGCACCGGTTGTAGACGCCGCAGGCGTGCTCATCGGTCGAATCACCATCGATGACGTGGTTGACGTTATCCGCGAAACCGCCGACCACTCGTTGATGAGTATGGCTGGTTTGGATGAAGACGAAGATACTTTCGCACCGGCACTAAAAACCAGTCGCCGACGCGCGGTGTGGCTAGGGATCAACTTAATCACCGCCCTAGCCGCCTCGGCCGTGATTGGATTATTCGATAAAACCATCGAGCAGGTCGTTGCCTTAGCCGTGCTAATGCCGATTGTCGCCAGCATGGGCGGTATTGCAGGCAGCCAAGTACTGACACTGGTTATTCGCGGCCAAGCACTAGGGCACCTCAGCGGCGCCAACTTCCGCTGGCTCTTCAATCGTGAACTCATTGTCGCTGGAATCAACGGGATATTATGGGCTGTCGTAATTGCCATTGTGACATTTGCATGGTTTCACGACATAAAAATTGCCCTGATTATCGGCAGTTCGATTATCATTAACCTGTTAGTCGCCGCCATCACTGGCGCCGCATTGCCGTTAATATTAAAAGCACGAGGAATCGACCCAGCACTAGCGGGCGGCGTTATCCTCACAACCGTCACCGACGTTGTTGGCTTTATGACATTCTTAGGGCTGGCAACCCTGTTCTACCTGTAA
- the ptsN gene encoding PTS IIA-like nitrogen regulatory protein PtsN, whose translation MTLRIDDILSPTHTLVDAEVSSKKKLLEFLAGLVAESISDSSADEIYERLLGRERLGSTGIGEGIAIPHCRLPQCEQAFGVLLRLAEPIDFDAIDGKPVDLVFALLVPEEATEEHLQVLAMLARNFNEESYRSALRCAPDNRQLFQRAAAGT comes from the coding sequence ATGACACTTCGCATTGACGATATCCTCTCACCAACACACACCTTGGTGGACGCAGAGGTATCCAGCAAAAAAAAGTTGCTGGAATTCCTAGCAGGATTGGTCGCTGAATCCATCAGCGATAGCTCAGCGGATGAAATCTATGAGCGACTACTCGGACGCGAACGTCTGGGTAGTACCGGCATAGGGGAAGGCATTGCCATTCCCCATTGTCGGTTGCCTCAGTGTGAACAGGCCTTTGGCGTGCTATTACGCCTTGCCGAGCCAATCGACTTCGACGCCATTGACGGCAAACCAGTAGATTTGGTGTTCGCACTCTTAGTACCAGAAGAAGCAACGGAAGAACATTTGCAGGTATTGGCAATGTTGGCCCGTAATTTCAATGAAGAGTCGTATCGCAGTGCATTACGTTGCGCTCCGGACAATCGTCAACTATTCCAGCGCGCAGCCGCCGGAACTTAA
- the rapZ gene encoding RNase adapter RapZ yields MRLVVISGRSGSGKSSALHVLEDLGFYCIDNLPIGLLPALAEQANGNEKLTQIAVSVDARNLAHAVDRIELVLRDLPHDHYKLDVVYLDASEKVLLQRFSATRRKHPLTSKKISLAEAIEQEKELLDPLANMADLTLDTTHMSVHELRSLIRLRVADKRDGDMSILFESFGFKHGIPIDADYVFDVRHLPNPYWDESLRHHTGLEQPVQAFLSQYDDVKDMQQSISEFMQRWMPRFVDANRSYMTIAIGCTGGQHRSVYMAEQLTAEFQQYYPNVQVRHRELARLSESTGH; encoded by the coding sequence ATGCGTTTGGTAGTGATTAGCGGCCGATCCGGCTCAGGTAAGTCCAGTGCACTGCATGTACTGGAAGATCTCGGATTTTATTGCATCGACAACCTACCCATTGGTCTACTTCCCGCCCTTGCCGAACAAGCCAACGGCAATGAAAAGCTCACCCAAATTGCCGTAAGCGTTGATGCTCGCAATCTTGCTCATGCGGTTGACCGCATCGAATTAGTGTTACGCGACCTCCCGCACGACCATTACAAGCTCGATGTGGTTTATCTCGATGCCAGTGAAAAAGTCTTATTGCAACGATTTAGCGCCACGCGCCGAAAACACCCTCTTACCAGTAAGAAGATCTCACTAGCAGAAGCCATTGAGCAAGAAAAAGAACTGCTCGATCCGCTGGCTAACATGGCCGATTTAACGCTCGATACCACGCATATGTCGGTACATGAGCTGCGCAGCTTAATTCGATTACGTGTAGCCGATAAACGCGACGGCGATATGTCGATCCTGTTTGAATCCTTTGGCTTTAAGCACGGTATTCCCATCGATGCCGACTATGTATTCGATGTCCGCCATCTACCTAACCCCTACTGGGATGAAAGTTTGCGGCACCACACGGGGTTAGAGCAGCCGGTACAAGCGTTTTTGAGTCAGTACGATGACGTCAAAGATATGCAACAAAGTATTAGTGAATTTATGCAACGCTGGATGCCGCGTTTTGTTGATGCCAACCGCAGCTACATGACCATCGCCATTGGCTGCACAGGTGGTCAACATAGATCTGTGTATATGGCAGAGCAACTGACAGCAGAATTCCAGCAATATTATCCCAACGTGCAAGTTCGTCACCGTGAACTCGCGCGGCTTTCCGAATCGACAGGCCATTAA
- a CDS encoding carbon-nitrogen hydrolase family protein — MNQIAVVQNNAGSDIEANKAQLAILIADAASTGAKVILLPEMCLCMDGSQYHHIAENTEYTAWFAHQAQHYGVWLLVGAIPQLCPDGDPRVRSALLVLNEQGEQVSRYDKIHLFDVNVGDSQGRYAESERFAPGSELLVVDSPAGKIGLAICFDLRFPEHFQALRDLGAEIFVVPAAFTYTTGEVHWQTLLRARAIEQQCYVVAANQCGWHDTKRQTWGHSQIIDPWGKVMTELDHDMGVTSAEIDLQRVQDVREKMPLLRG, encoded by the coding sequence ATGAATCAGATAGCCGTAGTGCAGAATAATGCCGGTAGCGATATTGAAGCGAATAAAGCACAACTGGCGATTTTAATAGCCGATGCGGCAAGCACTGGCGCTAAAGTTATTTTGTTACCGGAAATGTGTTTATGCATGGATGGCAGTCAATATCATCACATCGCTGAAAATACCGAATATACCGCTTGGTTTGCGCACCAAGCGCAGCATTACGGTGTTTGGTTATTGGTAGGGGCAATTCCTCAACTATGTCCAGACGGTGATCCACGCGTGCGTTCTGCGTTATTGGTATTGAATGAGCAGGGTGAGCAGGTTAGTCGCTACGATAAAATTCATTTATTCGACGTTAACGTTGGCGATAGCCAAGGGCGTTACGCAGAGTCAGAACGCTTCGCCCCCGGCAGTGAATTACTGGTGGTTGATAGCCCTGCGGGGAAAATAGGTTTAGCGATTTGTTTTGACCTACGTTTCCCTGAACATTTTCAAGCGTTACGAGATTTAGGTGCTGAAATTTTCGTCGTGCCTGCAGCATTCACCTACACCACCGGCGAAGTACATTGGCAAACCTTATTGCGCGCTCGCGCGATAGAACAGCAATGCTACGTCGTTGCCGCTAACCAATGTGGCTGGCACGATACTAAACGGCAAACATGGGGGCATTCGCAGATCATTGATCCTTGGGGCAAGGTTATGACCGAGCTTGACCATGATATGGGCGTTACAAGTGCCGAGATTGATTTGCAAAGAGTGCAGGATGTACGTGAGAAAATGCCGTTATTGCGCGGGTGA
- the hpf gene encoding ribosome hibernation-promoting factor, HPF/YfiA family, whose product MQINISGHHVDVTEAMQGYVEEKMSKLTRHFDNITTGQVTLTVEKGRQVAEATIHVTGTDIHAKSEHDDMYAAIDLMTDKLDRQVLKHKEKTVARLHGQG is encoded by the coding sequence ATGCAAATCAATATCAGTGGTCACCACGTAGATGTAACCGAAGCAATGCAGGGATACGTTGAGGAAAAGATGTCAAAGCTGACACGTCACTTTGACAACATCACTACCGGACAGGTTACTCTGACCGTTGAAAAGGGCCGCCAAGTAGCGGAAGCAACCATTCACGTTACAGGTACAGATATCCATGCCAAGTCAGAGCATGATGATATGTATGCTGCCATTGACTTAATGACTGACAAGCTCGATCGACAAGTGTTAAAACACAAAGAAAAAACAGTCGCGCGGCTACACGGACAAGGCTAA
- the yjgA gene encoding ribosome biogenesis factor YjgA, whose protein sequence is MSKYYDDDDFDDGEISKSQLKRDMHRFQALGETLSNLAPAKWDTLPISETLKNALVESRRITKHEARRRHFQYIGKIMRDEDLDAIQTAVDKLDPSSELHGRLIKQQEQWRSRLLDDANGLNDFIEEYPDVDRQQLRNLVRNAQKEMSSEPPKPGTNFKKLFQFIRTQMG, encoded by the coding sequence ATGAGCAAGTATTACGACGACGATGATTTTGACGATGGCGAAATCAGCAAATCACAATTAAAGCGCGACATGCACCGTTTCCAAGCTTTAGGCGAAACCCTAAGCAACTTGGCGCCTGCAAAATGGGATACCCTCCCAATTAGCGAAACGCTGAAAAATGCCTTAGTAGAAAGTCGACGCATCACTAAACATGAAGCCCGTCGTCGTCATTTTCAATACATCGGTAAAATCATGCGCGACGAAGACCTCGACGCCATTCAAACCGCGGTAGACAAACTCGACCCGTCGAGCGAACTGCACGGTCGTTTGATCAAACAGCAAGAACAATGGCGTTCACGCTTACTCGATGACGCCAATGGCTTGAATGATTTTATCGAAGAATATCCGGATGTTGATCGTCAGCAACTGCGAAACTTAGTGCGTAATGCACAAAAAGAAATGAGCAGCGAACCGCCAAAGCCAGGGACAAATTTTAAGAAGTTGTTTCAGTTTATTCGCACCCAGATGGGGTAA
- a CDS encoding HPr family phosphocarrier protein, giving the protein MISTQITIINKLGLHARAAAKLVSTASAFSSQVKVGYPGRLVDGKSIMAVMMLAASKGTEIQLQAEGSDEAEAITALQDLINRFFDEGE; this is encoded by the coding sequence ATGATCAGTACCCAAATAACAATTATCAATAAACTGGGTCTACATGCCCGTGCAGCGGCCAAATTAGTCTCTACAGCGTCTGCTTTTTCTAGCCAAGTAAAAGTCGGTTATCCCGGCCGGTTGGTTGATGGCAAAAGCATTATGGCCGTCATGATGTTGGCCGCGAGCAAAGGTACCGAGATCCAACTTCAAGCCGAAGGTAGTGACGAAGCAGAAGCCATTACCGCGCTCCAAGACCTTATCAATCGTTTCTTCGACGAAGGTGAATAA